One part of the Pseudemcibacter aquimaris genome encodes these proteins:
- the purN gene encoding phosphoribosylglycinamide formyltransferase: protein MVDVAVLISGSGTNLQALIDACADDDFPARIVLVISNNPGVKGLERAEKAGIPTKVLNHRGFDSREEYDDQIHEALKESGAKLICLAGFMRILDARFVNRWRNRMLNIHPSLLPSFKGLHTHERAIEAGVRYTGCTVHFVNPELDDGPIITQAVVAINPDEGADTLAARVLEKEHIIYPQALRLVAEGRVRVVGNKVTIRDAEYENLASVNPKP from the coding sequence ATGGTTGATGTAGCAGTACTCATTTCCGGTAGCGGCACAAACCTTCAAGCATTGATTGATGCCTGCGCCGATGATGATTTTCCGGCGCGTATCGTCCTTGTGATATCCAATAACCCGGGTGTTAAGGGATTGGAACGCGCTGAAAAAGCAGGCATCCCAACAAAAGTCCTTAACCACCGCGGCTTTGACAGCCGTGAAGAATATGATGATCAAATCCATGAAGCCCTTAAAGAAAGCGGCGCAAAGCTGATTTGTCTTGCAGGCTTTATGCGTATTCTTGACGCGCGTTTTGTCAATCGCTGGCGTAACCGGATGCTTAACATCCATCCGTCACTTTTACCAAGTTTCAAAGGCCTCCATACCCATGAACGTGCGATTGAAGCCGGCGTCAGATACACCGGATGTACAGTTCATTTCGTAAACCCTGAACTGGATGACGGCCCAATCATCACGCAAGCCGTCGTGGCGATAAATCCTGACGAAGGGGCTGATACATTGGCGGCACGTGTCCTTGAAAAAGAACATATCATCTATCCACAAGCCTTAAGACTAGTCGCAGAAGGCCGCGTCCGCGTCGTCGGCAACAAAGTCACCATCCGCGACGCCGAATACGAAAACCTCGCAAGCGTAAATCCGAAGCCATAG
- the purM gene encoding phosphoribosylformylglycinamidine cyclo-ligase, with amino-acid sequence MSDQDKSYSYKDAGVDIDAGNALVDAIKPAAASTRRSGCDAGLGGFGALFDLKAAGFNDPILVSGTDGVGTKLKVAIESGKHDTVGIDLVAMCVNDLIVQGAEPLFFLDYYATGHLTIEVGKAIIEGIAEGCRQSNAALIGGETAEMPGMYSDGDYDLAGFCVGAVERDQIIDGSSVGEGDVVLGLASSGVHSNGFSLVRKLVEVSGADYNAPCSFEDGKTMGEALLEPTKIYVKSCLAALEKDCVKALSHITGGGFVENIPRILPDGVTVDVDASGWTLPPVFEWLRTTGNITPLEMAKTFNCGIGMAVIVPADKADEAKKIFEENGETVYHIGTVRAKNGDEPTTTVNGAAGSWGYPDAWTAKSAH; translated from the coding sequence TTGTCTGATCAAGATAAATCCTACAGTTATAAAGATGCCGGCGTTGATATTGACGCGGGTAACGCCCTTGTTGATGCGATTAAACCGGCTGCGGCCTCCACTCGTCGTTCTGGTTGTGACGCTGGCCTTGGTGGTTTTGGTGCGTTATTTGACCTTAAAGCCGCGGGCTTTAATGACCCGATCCTTGTTTCCGGTACAGACGGTGTAGGTACAAAATTAAAAGTCGCGATTGAAAGCGGTAAACACGACACGGTCGGTATTGATCTCGTTGCCATGTGCGTGAACGATTTGATTGTTCAGGGTGCAGAGCCCCTCTTCTTCCTTGATTATTATGCCACAGGCCACCTGACCATCGAAGTTGGCAAAGCCATCATCGAAGGGATCGCAGAAGGATGTCGCCAATCAAACGCGGCCCTTATCGGCGGTGAAACTGCCGAAATGCCGGGTATGTATTCAGATGGTGATTATGATCTTGCCGGTTTCTGTGTTGGTGCGGTTGAACGTGACCAGATCATTGACGGGTCAAGCGTTGGCGAAGGTGACGTTGTGCTTGGCCTTGCGTCAAGCGGTGTACATTCAAACGGTTTCTCGCTTGTGCGTAAATTGGTTGAAGTATCCGGCGCTGATTATAATGCCCCTTGCAGTTTTGAAGACGGCAAAACAATGGGTGAAGCATTACTTGAGCCAACAAAAATTTATGTAAAAAGCTGCCTTGCTGCGCTTGAAAAAGATTGCGTTAAAGCACTTAGCCACATTACGGGTGGCGGTTTCGTTGAAAATATTCCGCGTATCCTGCCAGACGGGGTCACCGTTGATGTGGACGCGAGCGGCTGGACATTGCCACCAGTATTTGAATGGTTACGTACAACTGGCAACATCACACCACTTGAAATGGCGAAAACATTTAACTGCGGCATAGGCATGGCGGTGATCGTTCCTGCGGATAAAGCGGATGAAGCCAAGAAAATTTTCGAAGAAAATGGTGAAACCGTATATCACATCGGTACAGTGCGTGCGAAAAATGGTGATGAGCCAACAACAACAGTGAATGGCGCAGCCGGCAGCTGGGGTTACCCGGATGCATGGACAGCGAAATCAGCACATTAA
- a CDS encoding DUF2066 domain-containing protein, with the protein MISIVLAVPQSVMAQFGYDDVDREATIYTIYNVEVDETARNVTTARTRALTNGQRIAFDRLLRRIILTSDKEKLDRFSDQEIQGYVSGFEINDERRSGVRYLASLVVHFNRDMVNELLSNQQIAYAETLGREVSVLPVFSESGTLRLWEKDNLWREAWQNYDVINNLVPIETPVPSLKNRLYISALQAKNNEQKSIQTYIEENTLNELIVAVATLRKFNATNEIGLDIDLMRNSPVTDDDEKGGGEIARLSVKLPKFNENGEDNMTALYDAGVDAVTAWVDDLWKMQVLVNYGISSKIAVHGVFDNMDDWLILQKQLGRVNLVQNVDLKNINIDEVSLEIEYSGEPEQLVISLAQQGVSLSQNDDNQIWEIGLTNVARSGNDD; encoded by the coding sequence TTGATTAGTATTGTTTTGGCCGTTCCACAATCGGTGATGGCGCAATTCGGCTATGATGATGTTGACCGTGAAGCGACAATCTACACAATTTATAATGTTGAGGTGGACGAGACAGCCCGAAATGTGACCACGGCACGGACGCGTGCGCTCACGAACGGGCAACGTATTGCATTCGATCGATTACTACGCAGAATTATCCTGACATCTGATAAAGAAAAGCTTGATCGTTTTTCCGATCAGGAAATTCAAGGATATGTCAGCGGCTTTGAAATTAATGATGAACGCCGTTCCGGTGTTAGATATCTTGCGTCCCTTGTGGTTCATTTTAATCGCGATATGGTCAATGAACTGCTTAGTAATCAGCAAATTGCCTACGCGGAAACATTAGGCCGCGAGGTAAGCGTTCTTCCGGTTTTTTCGGAAAGCGGTACATTAAGACTTTGGGAAAAAGACAACCTCTGGCGCGAGGCATGGCAAAATTATGATGTCATCAATAACCTTGTTCCCATTGAAACGCCGGTACCATCCTTAAAAAACAGGTTATACATCAGCGCATTACAGGCAAAAAATAACGAACAAAAAAGCATTCAGACATATATTGAGGAAAATACCCTCAATGAATTGATTGTGGCTGTGGCGACGCTTCGTAAGTTTAATGCGACCAATGAAATCGGGCTTGATATCGACTTGATGCGTAATAGTCCGGTTACGGATGACGATGAAAAGGGAGGCGGTGAAATTGCCCGTCTTTCGGTTAAGTTACCGAAATTCAATGAAAATGGCGAAGATAATATGACCGCGCTTTATGACGCAGGGGTTGATGCGGTAACGGCGTGGGTTGATGATCTTTGGAAAATGCAAGTGCTAGTGAATTATGGAATTTCATCCAAAATTGCTGTGCATGGCGTGTTTGATAATATGGATGATTGGCTAATTTTACAAAAGCAGCTTGGCCGCGTGAATCTAGTTCAGAATGTTGATCTTAAAAACATCAACATTGATGAAGTATCTCTTGAAATTGAATATTCGGGTGAGCCGGAACAGCTTGTGATATCTCTTGCGCAGCAAGGCGTAAGTCTTTCCCAAAATGATGATAACCAAATCTGGGAAATTGGTCTTACCAATGTCGCACGCAGTGGGAATGATGATTAA
- a CDS encoding HdaA/DnaA family protein: MTEAAIKNPEQLLLELPVNETFAEEDFLLSHSNEEAVKWIDNWPDWQGNHCLIIYGPNGCGKTHLSHVWQKISNAQILKLPDLKGNQYTKFENFVFIIEDVMNDLDQFDAQEDLLHLYNWVKEQGGFLLITARKHPKKWNVGLADLSSRMMAAGAVKIKHPDDHLLQAIIIKQFSDRQVVLTDKVLKYIMKNTERSFAAVRELVRNIDQISLSEQKKITIPVVKRAIGDNIDDD; this comes from the coding sequence ATGACAGAGGCAGCAATAAAAAATCCCGAGCAATTGTTGCTCGAACTTCCTGTGAATGAAACATTCGCGGAAGAAGATTTTTTATTATCCCATTCCAATGAAGAAGCCGTTAAGTGGATTGATAACTGGCCGGATTGGCAAGGTAACCATTGTTTGATTATTTATGGGCCAAATGGATGCGGGAAAACGCACCTTTCGCACGTATGGCAAAAAATTTCCAATGCACAAATTCTAAAATTGCCGGATTTAAAAGGCAACCAATACACAAAATTTGAAAATTTCGTCTTTATTATCGAAGATGTGATGAATGACCTTGATCAGTTTGATGCGCAGGAAGATTTGTTGCATTTATATAATTGGGTCAAAGAGCAAGGTGGGTTTCTATTAATCACGGCGCGTAAACATCCGAAAAAATGGAATGTTGGGCTTGCGGATTTATCATCACGAATGATGGCGGCAGGTGCCGTAAAGATTAAACATCCGGATGATCATTTATTACAAGCGATTATAATTAAACAATTTTCCGATAGGCAGGTTGTTTTGACCGATAAGGTATTAAAATATATAATGAAAAATACAGAAAGATCATTTGCTGCAGTTCGTGAACTGGTCCGTAATATTGATCAGATTTCATTATCAGAACAAAAGAAAATAACAATTCCGGTCGTGAAGAGGGCCATAGGGGACAATATTGATGACGATTGA
- a CDS encoding RNA degradosome polyphosphate kinase: MTIEDFSIQERLINREVSWLAFNKRVMEQSSNKNYPLLERLRFLSISGNNLDEFYMVRVAGLRGLVTTGNNVVSDDGLTPKEQLKKINTLAGELVDKQQQEYRELIEELRKNELNLLDIDDVKQKEKAWLEKYFLENVFPILTPLAIDLAHPFPFLPNLGFSLIVDLRRNDNKQSLLALLPIPPQTKRFIRLPDHKGEIRFISLENVLRMFISLIFPLYDLKGEGIFRIIRDSELEVEEKAEDLVLVFESALKRRRRGNVVRLEVNKGMPKNLRRIIQKELEVNKEDIMEVDGVLGLAELSDLIVEDRKDLTFKPFSPRFPQRVKDFNGDIFAAINQKDFVVHHPFESFDVVVSFIQQAAADDKVLAIKQTLYRTGDNSPIVKALIKAAEAGKSVTALVELKARFDEARNIKWAQDMERAGVQVVFGFLELKTHAKISVVIRQEDDGLKSYLHWGTGNYHPQTAKVYTDISFFTDSKSLGHDAVHIFNYLTGNMKPENLKKIAISPYGIRNHLMELIDKEIEFAGEGKPASIWVKLNALVDPIIIDKLYEASMAGVQIDMVVRGICCLRPGVKGLSENIRVKSIVGRFLEHARIACFGNGHALPSPEAKVFISSADWMPRNFDRRVEVLVPLENPTVHSQALDQIMVSNMKDTVQSWQLDSDGHYEKVEQDEEALSAHEYFMTNPSLSGVGTVNKEDKD; this comes from the coding sequence ATGACGATTGAAGATTTTTCAATTCAGGAAAGACTGATTAACCGTGAGGTATCCTGGCTTGCGTTTAATAAACGCGTGATGGAACAGTCATCAAATAAAAACTATCCGTTACTAGAACGTCTGCGGTTCTTGTCGATTTCAGGTAATAACCTTGATGAATTTTATATGGTGCGTGTTGCGGGCCTTCGTGGCCTCGTGACAACGGGCAATAACGTTGTCAGTGATGATGGTCTGACGCCAAAAGAACAGCTAAAGAAAATCAATACACTTGCTGGTGAACTCGTTGATAAGCAACAACAGGAATACCGCGAGCTTATTGAAGAGCTTAGAAAAAATGAATTGAACCTGCTTGATATTGATGATGTTAAGCAAAAGGAAAAAGCGTGGCTTGAGAAATATTTCCTTGAAAATGTGTTTCCGATTTTAACGCCGCTTGCCATTGACCTTGCGCATCCGTTTCCGTTTTTGCCGAACCTTGGCTTTTCATTGATTGTTGATCTGCGCCGTAATGATAATAAGCAATCATTATTGGCATTGCTTCCTATTCCGCCGCAAACAAAGCGTTTCATCAGGCTGCCCGACCATAAGGGCGAGATTAGATTTATCTCGCTTGAAAATGTGCTTAGGATGTTTATCTCGCTTATCTTCCCGCTTTATGATTTAAAAGGCGAGGGGATATTCCGCATCATCCGTGATAGCGAGCTAGAGGTTGAAGAAAAAGCGGAAGATCTAGTACTTGTGTTTGAAAGTGCGCTTAAGCGTCGCCGCCGCGGTAATGTTGTACGCCTTGAAGTCAATAAAGGTATGCCAAAGAACCTTCGCCGTATCATTCAAAAAGAACTTGAAGTCAATAAAGAAGACATCATGGAAGTGGACGGTGTACTTGGCCTTGCGGAACTGAGTGATTTGATCGTTGAAGATAGAAAAGACCTTACCTTTAAACCGTTTAGCCCACGTTTTCCGCAACGGGTGAAAGATTTTAACGGTGATATCTTTGCGGCCATTAATCAAAAGGATTTTGTGGTTCACCACCCGTTTGAAAGCTTTGATGTGGTGGTTAGCTTTATTCAGCAGGCTGCCGCAGATGATAAAGTGCTGGCGATTAAACAAACACTATATAGAACCGGTGATAATAGTCCGATTGTTAAAGCGCTGATTAAGGCCGCTGAGGCTGGGAAATCAGTAACAGCACTTGTGGAACTTAAGGCCAGATTTGATGAAGCCCGCAACATTAAATGGGCGCAGGATATGGAACGCGCAGGTGTTCAGGTTGTCTTTGGTTTCTTAGAACTTAAAACCCATGCGAAAATTTCTGTTGTGATCAGGCAGGAAGATGACGGATTGAAGTCATATTTGCATTGGGGGACAGGAAATTATCATCCGCAAACAGCAAAGGTTTATACGGATATATCATTCTTTACTGACAGCAAATCGCTAGGGCATGATGCGGTTCATATTTTCAATTATTTAACCGGAAATATGAAACCGGAAAACCTGAAGAAAATTGCAATATCCCCATATGGAATTCGTAATCATTTGATGGAATTGATTGATAAAGAAATTGAATTTGCAGGCGAAGGAAAACCAGCAAGCATTTGGGTGAAGCTTAATGCGCTCGTTGATCCGATCATCATTGATAAATTATATGAAGCATCAATGGCAGGGGTTCAAATTGACATGGTAGTTCGTGGCATTTGTTGTTTAAGGCCGGGCGTTAAGGGACTTTCTGAAAATATTCGCGTAAAATCTATTGTTGGTCGTTTCCTTGAACATGCTCGTATTGCTTGTTTTGGTAATGGTCATGCGCTGCCATCACCGGAAGCAAAGGTATTTATTTCATCCGCGGATTGGATGCCGAGAAACTTTGACAGACGTGTTGAAGTATTGGTGCCGCTTGAAAATCCAACAGTTCACTCGCAAGCTTTGGACCAAATTATGGTTTCGAATATGAAGGATACGGTTCAAAGCTGGCAACTTGATAGCGATGGCCATTATGAAAAAGTCGAACAAGACGAAGAGGCGCTATCCGCACATGAATATTTCATGACAAACCCGAGCCTTTCAGGGGTAGGCACGGTTAATAAAGAAGACAAAGACTAA
- a CDS encoding Ppx/GppA family phosphatase — protein MSKFAIIDIGSNTVRLVVYENRERAPYVIFNEKVFCGLGRGVTDTGNMIDDAMDLAAITLKRFAMLIDKMGINDPRIVATSAVRDADNGPAFVERIKEYTGLTIEVIQGVEEARLSANGVICALPHADGVIADLGGGSLELATIKNRVVENECTLPIGPLRLQDQTGHWFDHPKRRVKKNLATIEWLDANKGRKFYAVGGAWRSLARIHMDMIDYPHVNMHNYIMPVNEVMSLAKKISKMSLVEVYQYRGLISEKRARIISLASLSLYHLLKTLKPSKFVVSAFGIREGVLYDGMSDEVRSQDPLIVGCHQVAEMTGRFPEHGERLYNWIDPLFDGESDEQKRLRLAICILSDVGWRGHPEYRADKVVGEILYGRLGGISHWGVGLISMALYTCYGGSRQYSDQVETAASLISRHDLAYAKKIGLALRLAQRLSAGTERGLKLAKLEMSEDELIFKVNKEKRDIINDVVVKRLESLARLCDLDAKIKNI, from the coding sequence TTGAGTAAGTTTGCCATTATCGATATCGGTTCCAATACCGTTAGGCTTGTGGTTTATGAAAACCGCGAACGTGCACCATATGTGATTTTTAATGAAAAGGTATTCTGTGGCCTTGGCCGTGGTGTGACGGATACAGGTAATATGATTGATGATGCCATGGATTTGGCGGCAATCACGCTTAAACGTTTTGCTATGCTGATTGACAAGATGGGCATTAATGACCCACGTATTGTTGCCACATCGGCAGTCAGGGATGCGGACAATGGTCCTGCATTTGTTGAACGGATCAAGGAATATACCGGATTAACGATCGAGGTAATTCAAGGCGTTGAAGAAGCAAGGCTTTCTGCAAACGGTGTTATTTGCGCACTTCCGCATGCGGACGGTGTTATTGCCGACCTTGGTGGTGGTAGTTTGGAACTTGCGACCATTAAAAACCGTGTCGTTGAAAATGAATGTACGCTTCCCATCGGGCCGCTCAGGCTTCAGGATCAGACAGGACACTGGTTTGATCATCCAAAACGTAGGGTTAAAAAGAATTTGGCCACTATTGAATGGTTAGATGCGAATAAAGGGCGCAAATTTTATGCGGTTGGTGGTGCATGGCGATCTCTCGCGCGTATTCATATGGATATGATCGATTACCCGCATGTGAATATGCATAATTATATTATGCCTGTGAATGAGGTCATGTCTCTGGCGAAGAAAATCTCTAAAATGAGCCTCGTGGAAGTTTATCAGTACCGTGGTCTTATTTCAGAAAAACGCGCGAGAATTATTTCGCTTGCGTCATTGTCGCTTTATCATCTTTTAAAAACATTAAAACCATCAAAATTCGTTGTTTCCGCCTTTGGTATCCGTGAAGGTGTTCTTTATGATGGAATGAGTGACGAAGTCAGAAGCCAAGATCCGCTAATCGTTGGTTGTCATCAGGTGGCGGAAATGACAGGGCGTTTCCCGGAACACGGCGAAAGATTATATAACTGGATTGATCCGTTATTTGACGGGGAAAGCGACGAACAAAAAAGATTACGCCTTGCCATTTGTATCTTAAGCGATGTGGGGTGGCGCGGGCATCCTGAATACCGTGCGGATAAGGTTGTTGGTGAAATCCTATATGGCAGATTAGGGGGCATTAGTCATTGGGGCGTAGGGCTTATTTCAATGGCGTTATACACTTGTTATGGCGGTTCCCGTCAATATAGTGATCAGGTTGAAACTGCGGCGTCCCTAATCAGTCGTCATGACCTTGCTTACGCGAAGAAAATTGGTCTTGCCTTAAGGCTTGCACAGCGTCTTTCTGCTGGAACGGAGAGGGGGTTGAAATTGGCCAAGCTTGAGATGAGCGAAGATGAATTGATCTTTAAAGTGAATAAAGAAAAACGCGATATCATTAATGATGTCGTGGTGAAACGTTTGGAATCGCTGGCGCGGCTATGTGATTTAGACGCAAAAATTAAAAATATATAA
- a CDS encoding histidine kinase dimerization/phospho-acceptor domain-containing protein, with amino-acid sequence MVLLKKLSEGEYSTVQERRDDLIQELNQTTYAKDRIELLKIILIYDAESDNITAMDEHLAMLREAGELVNDQSALVIADIFQIYSEYFKDFLNAPTIELLNNLSDRRASLNDTNLDILYHNALSIILAFNGDYAASLNEINLSLTLDPQGRFGEVLELFTYWTLSYIHVELVNDENAIEYYTRAFDFAIERDLPVDVIITTYNVGMVLFDIFKTDLAKNYYAFYKQIAQENGDEAAEMDAYYSLASIEHQLGNFELSEEYIGLFGDYLPKNSWHHINLTQISALNLASLGFIEEAQQKIDEVNSYLANNPDRVDLKQLRALKRAEAEILFQQGEVEKAIQLIGKNQTDLQRMFNHNLSYEIANGLLQLEEGLRGRENRAAIQQAELKQQRFIIIASVSFVMMILIAAFMQYRATRKLKLANIQIERESQHKSDFLANMSHELRTPLNAVIGYSDLLMLDRSENLSTEKKHEYLNDIKGSGIHLLNLINDILDLSKIAAGKLELNETSVDLNELLNDIHMMLWPGLNGKDQQCEINIDDNIPNLYADYMLVKQILINLISNASRYSDKSSLIKVNVQLSDDNQISLEVNDNGYGMDDAQLEVALKPFMQTQTSYVKSENSTGLGLPIVVELSSLHDAEFDIHSELGVGTSVSIIFPKSRTLN; translated from the coding sequence ATGGTTTTGTTAAAAAAATTATCGGAAGGTGAATACTCGACAGTTCAAGAGCGTCGTGATGATTTAATTCAGGAATTAAATCAAACAACATATGCGAAAGACCGAATTGAGCTTCTCAAAATCATTCTGATTTATGATGCAGAATCCGATAATATCACTGCGATGGATGAGCATCTGGCTATGCTGCGTGAAGCAGGTGAACTTGTAAACGATCAATCAGCCCTTGTTATTGCCGATATTTTTCAAATTTATAGTGAATATTTCAAAGATTTTCTGAATGCACCAACCATAGAATTACTTAATAATTTAAGTGACCGTAGAGCAAGTTTAAATGACACTAATTTGGATATTTTATATCACAATGCTTTATCGATCATTTTGGCATTTAACGGTGATTACGCGGCATCATTAAACGAAATAAATCTATCATTAACGTTAGATCCTCAAGGCAGGTTTGGTGAGGTTTTAGAACTTTTTACTTACTGGACCTTAAGCTATATTCATGTTGAGCTTGTGAATGATGAAAATGCCATTGAGTATTATACAAGGGCATTTGATTTTGCTATTGAAAGAGATCTTCCGGTTGATGTCATCATAACCACATACAATGTGGGTATGGTGCTTTTTGATATCTTTAAAACGGATTTAGCAAAAAATTATTATGCGTTTTATAAACAAATTGCCCAGGAAAACGGCGATGAAGCAGCTGAAATGGATGCATATTATAGTCTGGCAAGTATCGAGCATCAGTTAGGTAATTTTGAATTATCAGAAGAATACATCGGGCTATTTGGTGATTATCTTCCAAAAAATTCCTGGCATCATATTAATTTAACGCAAATATCCGCTCTGAATTTAGCGTCCTTGGGTTTTATTGAAGAAGCGCAGCAAAAAATTGACGAAGTAAATTCATATCTTGCGAATAATCCAGATAGGGTTGATTTAAAACAGTTAAGGGCCTTGAAACGTGCCGAAGCAGAAATTCTTTTTCAACAGGGTGAAGTCGAAAAAGCCATTCAATTGATTGGAAAAAATCAAACAGACCTTCAAAGAATGTTTAACCATAACCTTTCTTATGAAATTGCAAATGGTTTACTACAATTAGAAGAGGGCTTAAGAGGAAGAGAAAATCGCGCTGCAATTCAACAAGCAGAATTAAAGCAACAACGTTTTATCATAATAGCGTCTGTATCTTTTGTTATGATGATCTTAATTGCGGCATTTATGCAATATCGTGCAACCAGAAAATTGAAACTTGCCAATATTCAAATTGAACGAGAAAGCCAGCATAAATCAGATTTCCTTGCGAATATGTCCCATGAATTAAGAACGCCGTTAAATGCGGTGATCGGGTATTCAGACCTATTGATGCTGGATAGATCGGAAAACTTGTCCACTGAAAAGAAACATGAATATTTAAACGATATTAAAGGCAGTGGCATTCATCTTCTTAATTTAATTAATGATATTCTTGATTTATCAAAAATCGCCGCAGGAAAGCTTGAATTAAATGAGACATCTGTTGATTTAAATGAGCTATTAAATGATATTCATATGATGCTTTGGCCGGGTCTTAATGGAAAAGATCAGCAATGCGAAATTAATATCGATGATAATATTCCAAATTTATATGCGGATTATATGCTCGTTAAACAGATTTTGATTAATCTGATATCCAACGCATCACGTTATAGCGATAAAAGTAGTTTGATTAAGGTAAACGTTCAATTATCAGATGATAATCAAATTAGTCTAGAAGTGAATGATAATGGATATGGTATGGATGACGCACAATTAGAAGTCGCCTTGAAACCATTCATGCAAACACAAACCAGTTATGTAAAAAGTGAAAACAGCACAGGTCTTGGTTTGCCAATTGTTGTTGAATTATCAAGCTTGCATGATGCTGAATTTGATATTCATTCAGAATTGGGTGTAGGAACAAGCGTAAGTATCATTTTCCCGAAATCAAGAACGCTAAACTAA
- a CDS encoding VOC family protein: MKNDYSRRTVLKAGAGTAMALAGATEMASAQETGGSMMASDDLDPVEFGQSLRGFGVNLLVSDVDATIKFSKDILMARVLNTSEGFAVLMQGNAVWMLHADETYHSNPLQGFVKDVEGRGQGIELRLYDLDPDEAEKRARDAGYTILSGTADKPHGLRECYILDPDGYCWVPSRASD; encoded by the coding sequence ATGAAAAATGATTATTCAAGACGTACGGTACTTAAAGCCGGCGCAGGAACTGCAATGGCACTCGCAGGAGCAACAGAAATGGCAAGCGCACAAGAAACAGGAGGTTCAATGATGGCTTCTGATGATCTTGATCCAGTTGAATTTGGACAATCGTTACGTGGGTTTGGCGTAAATCTGCTGGTCAGTGATGTAGACGCCACGATCAAATTTTCCAAAGATATCCTTATGGCAAGAGTACTAAACACCAGCGAGGGTTTCGCCGTGTTAATGCAGGGAAATGCCGTATGGATGCTTCATGCGGATGAAACATACCATAGCAACCCGCTTCAAGGCTTTGTTAAAGATGTAGAGGGCCGCGGTCAAGGCATTGAGCTTAGGTTATATGACCTCGATCCTGATGAGGCAGAAAAACGTGCCCGTGACGCCGGATATACCATACTTTCCGGAACCGCCGACAAGCCCCATGGTTTAAGAGAGTGTTATATTCTTGATCCCGATGGTTACTGCTGGGTACCGAGCAGAGCATCTGATTAG
- a CDS encoding cupin domain-containing protein encodes MFNIFTHLTKLNFFIRSICALAFLLSSSMISYAQENDIVQLRIPNSVLAGETLGDFAPYNSEISDLMVRENVFYKSSDGGYSAGIWESKTGSVEIDNFPITEIIYILEGSAMLNAPGKVPIAYSAGEGIVIPKGWSGTFTVPQGGLKMIYSNYTNDDLGIADNTEIVLLDRDTLAGKRFAEFRPFDPDVSDIIARDHEFYRTTDDKYGVDVWEAQPGQVPFADLGYDEMIYVLEGNMTFVNRDGNAQIYGEGKVVVLPSGWSGTGVVSTNGARVLIFWYRHASGE; translated from the coding sequence ATGTTCAATATATTTACACACTTAACAAAATTAAATTTCTTCATCAGAAGTATTTGTGCCCTCGCCTTTTTATTGAGCAGCAGTATGATATCCTATGCGCAGGAAAATGATATCGTACAACTTAGAATTCCAAATAGTGTGCTTGCTGGTGAAACACTTGGCGATTTTGCCCCATATAATTCTGAAATAAGTGACCTTATGGTGCGTGAGAATGTTTTTTACAAAAGTTCAGATGGTGGATACTCCGCTGGCATCTGGGAAAGTAAAACCGGCAGTGTTGAAATTGATAATTTCCCGATTACTGAAATCATTTATATCCTCGAAGGCAGCGCAATGTTAAATGCACCTGGCAAGGTTCCAATTGCCTATTCTGCTGGTGAAGGCATTGTCATCCCAAAGGGATGGAGCGGCACATTCACTGTCCCACAGGGCGGTCTAAAGATGATTTATTCGAACTATACCAATGATGACCTTGGCATTGCTGATAACACAGAAATCGTATTACTTGACCGTGACACACTCGCAGGCAAGCGCTTTGCAGAATTTAGACCATTTGATCCGGATGTAAGCGATATCATCGCCCGTGACCATGAGTTTTACCGCACAACAGATGACAAATACGGCGTCGATGTTTGGGAAGCACAGCCCGGTCAGGTTCCGTTTGCCGACCTTGGATATGATGAAATGATTTATGTATTAGAAGGCAACATGACATTCGTAAACCGTGATGGTAACGCACAAATTTATGGCGAAGGAAAAGTTGTAGTCTTACCAAGTGGATGGAGCGGAACAGGCGTTGTATCAACAAATGGTGCACGCGTACTTATTTTCTGGTATAGACATGCATCAGGTGAATAA